In the genome of Blastopirellula retiformator, the window TGTCGAGACTGCGGCGCCTGAAGACGAAATCCAACTGGTTGCCGAAGAAGTCGCATTGGAGCAAGGCCGCGCCGACGAGCCTGCCGCGGCCGACGAGGCCGAGCGAATTCGGGAAGCGCAAGAAGCGGCTGCCGCAGCGCTCGAACAAGAGCCGGGTGGCGATGGCCCGAGCGACGCCGAGCAGTTCGCCTCTGATCGTCGTGAGGCGAGCGAGAAAGTCCGTGAATCGAGTCGAGCCCGGCAGGAAGCGGATCCCGACGCAGCGGTCGATCCGGTCGCCGAGGTGGAGCAGGTGCAACCAACGCCGCCGGCGACTTCGTCCAATACGACGCCGGACACGCATACGGCAGTCGCCGCGATGGAATCAGGCGTAGCGCCACAGCCTGGCGGAACCGCCACGCAACCGGCCGCGGCTACGAACTCGGCGACGACCGGCGATTCGTCCAGCGTCAGTGAACCGAATTTGGGTTCGGCGATCCAGCGTGGTCTGCAACGCGGTCTGTTGCAAAAAGCGAAGGGTAACGGCGACGCTCCCAAGATTGATTCGGCCAAGCAGATTCAATTGATTCAGCGGGTTTCTCAAGCGGTGCGCACCGCGCAGACGCAAGGAGGACCGATCAAGTTGCGATTGAGCCCGCCGGAGTTGGGCTCGTTGCGGGTCGAATTGGAAGTGGAAGAAGGGGGCATGAAGGCAAAGCTCGAGGCGGAGAACGAAGCGGTGCGAAAAGTGCTGCTCGATAATCTGCCGCAACTGCGAGATCGCCTGGCCGAATTGAACCTGCGGGTCGACTCGTTTGACGTATCGGTCGGACAAGACGGCAATCCGCAAGACGCCGGCGGCGCCCAGGCCGAGCAAGAGCGGAGTTCCTCCGATCAACAACAGTCTAGCGGTCAGCGCAACTCAACAAGCGGCGAAACCTCCAGCGAGGAAACGACTTCGACGCCGATCGTCAGCGCCGATGGACAACTGAATGTGATGGTCTAAACGACCAAGACAATTCGAGAATCGCCTGCGTCGTGGGACGCTGCGCGGAGCCTTTGGAGACGCGGTTGCGCAGGGCGAAATTGAGACATTTATTTGGAGCGTTCTATGTCAAGTGTTAACAGTTCTACGTCGACAACTAGTAGTGGATCTGAGGGCGCGTCGGGTGGCGGTCTGCAAGATCTCGATATGGATCAGTTCCTGAAATTGATGATCGCTGAGTTGCAAAACCAGGATCCTTTGGAACCGATGAAGAACTCCGAGATGTTGGAGCAGATCGGACAGATTCGGAACATCACCGCGACCGAGCAACTGTCGACCACGCTGACCAACGTCCTGGACGGCCAAAACATTTTGTCAGCCACAACCTTGATCGGCGGTCAGGTTCAGGCGCTGACCGATGAAGGGGATGTGGTCTTCGGCGTGGTAACCGGCGCCCAGATCACCCCCAACGACGATGGAGTGCGAGAGGTCTTCCTGAAGGTGGCGACCGATGACGGCATCGCGACCGTGCGACTGGACGACCTGTTTACGGTGCTTCCGGCGCAGGCCTACACGGGCGATGGCACGACCGACGAGACCGATGAGACGGACGGAGCGAACGCTGGCGGCGGATCGGACGAAACCGACGACAGCACCGACGACTCCAGCGATGACGCTGCCGACGATTCGACCGCCGCGGCGTAGTCGCTTGAGCGAGACGACGATACTACCTGGCGAACGACCGACGCGATCGCCGCAAGCACCATTCCCGAGATTTCCTTTACGGAGAAGATGAAACATGGGTCTAGCATCGGCCATGACGACTGCGTTGACCGGCATGACGGCCGCCGAAACGCAGATTGACGTGCTGGGCAACAACTTGGCGAACTCGCAGACGGTTGGTTTTAAAGCTTCCGACGCGTTGTTCGCCAACCAGTTCTTGCAAACGCGCGGTCTCGGGTCGAAGCCGACCGACACCGATGGCGGTACGAATCCCCGTCAGGTTGGTCTCGGCGTGATGGTGGCTGAAATTACCCCCAACTTCACCCAGGGAACGATCGAGGTTAGCTCGAACCCGTCCGACCTGGCGATTCAGGGGGATGGCTTCTTCATTGTCCAGGGAAACAACGGCGAACGTCTCTACACCCGCAACGGCATCTTTAAGACCAACTCCAACAACGAACTGGTCACGATCACCGGCGAACGGGTGCTTGGTTTCGGCATCGACGAGAACTTCAACATCCAGGAAACGCAACTGGTTCCGCTGACGATTCCGCTCGGCGCCGCGGCGGTCGCCAAAGCGACCGAGAACGTTTACCTAGAAGGTACGCTCCCGGCGACTGGCGATATAGGCACGGTCGCGCAGGTGATCCAAAGTGCGATTCTAGGCAACGGCGCCATCGATCGGCCCGACGTTTCCACGTCGCTGGTGACCGTCGCCGAGACCCCGGATGAGAGCTCGTCGACGACGCAAAGCGTCTCGACGCCCGGCATCGGAGCGTTGGTGCAAGGACAGACCGAAGCAAC includes:
- a CDS encoding flagellar hook assembly protein FlgD, which codes for MSSVNSSTSTTSSGSEGASGGGLQDLDMDQFLKLMIAELQNQDPLEPMKNSEMLEQIGQIRNITATEQLSTTLTNVLDGQNILSATTLIGGQVQALTDEGDVVFGVVTGAQITPNDDGVREVFLKVATDDGIATVRLDDLFTVLPAQAYTGDGTTDETDETDGANAGGGSDETDDSTDDSSDDAADDSTAAA
- a CDS encoding flagellar hook-length control protein FliK, giving the protein METRDSQGVQSATLSLPPRTIGVAGAAPADALAFITLIQQNSALTPKSPGAEAGSVDSRPIDDQPATEDRQPTSDDDPKAEASPTTNDDAKTVYEADEIPEELLEPAVEEASGDAATDDDRGDEEVIVVETKVATPIEEAPVEAEAEEEAVVESDEVEPAADPSLVRAEGDAADDRATAAELQGEQDEAIDRFDAQLTESVAEENSAAADSETIVETEASGDDQSQARADVETAAPEDEIQLVAEEVALEQGRADEPAAADEAERIREAQEAAAAALEQEPGGDGPSDAEQFASDRREASEKVRESSRARQEADPDAAVDPVAEVEQVQPTPPATSSNTTPDTHTAVAAMESGVAPQPGGTATQPAAATNSATTGDSSSVSEPNLGSAIQRGLQRGLLQKAKGNGDAPKIDSAKQIQLIQRVSQAVRTAQTQGGPIKLRLSPPELGSLRVELEVEEGGMKAKLEAENEAVRKVLLDNLPQLRDRLAELNLRVDSFDVSVGQDGNPQDAGGAQAEQERSSSDQQQSSGQRNSTSGETSSEETTSTPIVSADGQLNVMV